In Leptospira andrefontaineae, a genomic segment contains:
- a CDS encoding SpvB/TcaC N-terminal domain-containing protein, with protein sequence IYGDTSSNRIYDPNQISRTYSWYLSKTEDRNGNYMQVTYDTSNYSEKRNLYIQEIKYTGNSRSGFPAKQYVKFITKSRGDSYVSKAPGFTMVMDRLLDKIEVGWTGGKLWTYNLVYDTSFDSGRPILKTVESDRHTTKPEFKYSSSSRVLTWQNIA encoded by the coding sequence GATCTACGGAGATACTTCCTCCAATCGGATCTATGATCCAAATCAGATTTCCAGAACATATAGTTGGTATCTTTCTAAAACGGAAGATCGGAATGGAAACTATATGCAGGTTACTTACGATACTTCCAATTATTCAGAAAAACGAAACTTATATATTCAAGAGATCAAATATACTGGCAATAGCAGAAGTGGTTTTCCTGCAAAACAATATGTTAAATTTATCACAAAGTCCAGAGGAGACTCATACGTAAGCAAGGCACCCGGCTTCACTATGGTCATGGACAGACTTCTAGATAAAATAGAAGTCGGTTGGACAGGTGGAAAACTTTGGACTTATAATCTTGTATATGATACTTCTTTCGATTCAGGAAGACCTATTCTTAAAACAGTAGAATCGGATCGCCATACTACAAAACCTGAATTCAAATACAGTAGTTCTTCTCGTGTATTAACTTGGCAGAATATAGCA